A region of Saccharococcus thermophilus DNA encodes the following proteins:
- the rnr gene encoding ribonuclease R translates to MDPSLAERILTFMRDEAYKPLTVQELETAFAITDAAQFKEFVKTLVEMEEQGLVVRTRSNCYGVPEKMNLVRGKVSGHAKGFAFVVPEDPTLDDIFIPPSEMKNAMHGDTVLVRVHSDSSGARREGTIVRILERGVTEVVGTYTESKYFGFVIPDDKKIVNDIFIPKHAANGAVEGHKVVVRLTSYPQGRMSAEGEVVKILGHKNDPGVDILSIIHKHGLPLQFPEEVIEHANSISDTITEKDLQGRRDLRDQMIVTIDGEDAKDLDDAVTVTKLENGNYKLGVHIADVSYYVEEGSPIDREAYERGTSVYLVDRVIPMIPHRLSNGICSLNPKVDRLTLSCEMEINERGEVVSHEIFPSVIRTTERMTYSDVNKILVDKDEALRKKYEPLVPMFELMAELAEILRNKRMKRGAIDFDFKEAKVLVDENGKPYDVVLRERSVAERLIEEFMLVANETVAEHFHWLNVPFIYRVHEDPKPEKLQRFLEFITNFGYVVKGTGNQIHPRALQEILEAVRGEPEEMVISTVMLRSMKQARYDAESLGHYGLSTDFYTHFTSPIRRYPDLIVHRLIRTYLINGQMDEQTQQKWAEKLPDIAEHASDMERRAVEAERETDDLKKTEFMEDKIGMEFDGIISSVTNFGLFVELPNTIEGLVHVSYLTDDYYRYDERHYAMIGERTGKVYRIGDEITVRVINVNKDERIVDFEIVGMKGRRSPKAKSAPVVIEGKKQKKANKQNGKTKKFYEDVPRLKAKKKKKKKR, encoded by the coding sequence ATGGATCCATCATTAGCGGAACGAATTTTAACGTTTATGAGGGATGAGGCGTACAAACCGTTAACCGTCCAGGAGCTGGAAACGGCCTTTGCCATTACCGATGCCGCACAATTTAAAGAGTTTGTCAAAACGCTGGTGGAGATGGAAGAGCAAGGCCTTGTCGTACGGACGAGAAGCAACTGCTACGGCGTGCCGGAAAAAATGAACTTAGTGCGCGGGAAAGTGTCCGGGCACGCGAAAGGCTTTGCGTTTGTCGTGCCGGAAGACCCGACACTGGATGATATCTTCATCCCACCGTCGGAAATGAAAAACGCGATGCATGGCGATACGGTGTTAGTGCGCGTGCATTCCGATTCGTCAGGCGCGCGCCGGGAAGGAACAATCGTACGCATTTTAGAGCGCGGCGTTACCGAAGTGGTCGGAACCTACACAGAAAGCAAGTATTTTGGATTTGTCATCCCGGATGATAAAAAAATTGTCAACGATATTTTCATCCCGAAGCATGCGGCAAACGGCGCTGTGGAAGGCCACAAAGTGGTAGTGCGGCTCACCTCGTATCCGCAAGGGCGAATGAGCGCCGAAGGGGAAGTTGTTAAAATTCTCGGCCATAAAAATGACCCTGGGGTCGATATTTTATCGATCATCCATAAACACGGCCTTCCTTTGCAATTTCCGGAAGAAGTTATCGAACATGCCAATAGTATTTCCGATACGATTACAGAGAAAGACTTGCAAGGGCGCCGTGATTTGCGCGATCAGATGATTGTCACGATCGACGGTGAAGACGCGAAAGACTTAGACGACGCTGTAACGGTCACCAAGCTCGAGAACGGAAATTACAAGCTTGGCGTTCATATTGCTGACGTCAGCTATTATGTGGAAGAAGGGTCTCCGATTGACCGGGAGGCGTACGAACGCGGAACAAGCGTGTATTTGGTCGACCGCGTCATTCCGATGATTCCGCACCGTTTATCGAACGGCATTTGTTCCTTAAATCCGAAAGTGGATCGCCTAACGCTTTCGTGTGAAATGGAAATTAACGAACGTGGCGAAGTCGTCAGCCATGAAATTTTTCCAAGTGTCATTCGCACGACCGAGCGGATGACGTATTCCGATGTGAACAAAATTCTCGTCGATAAAGATGAAGCATTGCGTAAAAAATACGAGCCGCTTGTGCCTATGTTTGAACTGATGGCGGAACTGGCGGAAATTTTGCGCAACAAACGGATGAAGCGCGGTGCGATTGATTTCGATTTCAAAGAAGCGAAAGTGCTCGTCGATGAAAACGGGAAGCCGTATGATGTCGTGCTGCGCGAACGTTCGGTGGCGGAACGGCTTATTGAAGAATTTATGCTTGTGGCGAACGAAACGGTCGCCGAACATTTTCACTGGCTGAACGTTCCGTTTATTTATCGCGTGCACGAAGATCCAAAACCGGAAAAGCTGCAGCGGTTTCTTGAATTTATTACAAATTTTGGTTACGTCGTAAAAGGAACAGGAAACCAAATTCATCCGCGCGCGCTCCAAGAAATTTTAGAGGCGGTGCGCGGCGAGCCGGAAGAAATGGTCATCTCGACGGTCATGCTTCGTTCGATGAAACAGGCGCGATATGATGCGGAAAGTCTCGGCCACTATGGATTATCAACCGATTTTTATACGCACTTTACTTCCCCAATCCGACGTTATCCGGACTTGATCGTGCATCGTCTCATTCGCACGTACTTGATCAACGGGCAAATGGATGAACAGACGCAACAAAAATGGGCGGAAAAGCTTCCGGATATCGCCGAGCACGCATCCGATATGGAACGTCGCGCGGTGGAAGCCGAGCGGGAAACGGACGATTTGAAGAAGACGGAGTTTATGGAAGATAAAATCGGCATGGAGTTTGATGGAATTATCAGTTCGGTGACGAACTTCGGCCTCTTTGTCGAGCTGCCGAACACGATCGAAGGGCTCGTTCATGTCAGCTACTTAACGGACGATTATTACCGTTATGATGAGCGGCATTATGCCATGATTGGCGAACGAACGGGAAAAGTATACCGTATCGGCGACGAGATTACCGTCCGCGTCATTAACGTGAACAAGGACGAGCGGATTGTTGATTTTGAAATTGTCGGCATGAAGGGGCGCCGCTCTCCAAAGGCAAAAAGCGCTCCTGTCGTGATCGAAGGGAAAAAGCAGAAAAAAGCGAATAAACAAAATGGAAAAACGAAGAAGTTTTACGAAGACGTCCCACGGCTAAAGGCAAAAAAGAAGAAAAAGAAAAAACGGTAA
- the smpB gene encoding SsrA-binding protein SmpB has translation MPKGEGKLIAQNKKAHHDYFIEETYEAGIVLQGTEIKSIRAGKVNLKDSFAKVEKGEVFLHNMHISPYEQGNRYNHDPLRTRKLLLHRREINKLIGYTKEQGYTLVPLKLYIKNGFAKVLLGVGKGKKKYDKREDMKRREAQREIERAFRERQKI, from the coding sequence ATGCCAAAAGGTGAAGGGAAACTGATTGCCCAAAACAAAAAAGCGCATCACGATTATTTTATCGAAGAAACGTATGAAGCAGGGATTGTTCTGCAAGGAACGGAAATTAAATCGATCCGCGCTGGAAAAGTGAACTTAAAAGATTCATTCGCCAAAGTCGAAAAAGGGGAAGTATTTCTTCATAATATGCATATTAGCCCGTATGAACAAGGGAACCGCTATAACCATGACCCATTGCGGACAAGAAAGCTTCTTCTTCATCGTCGTGAAATCAATAAGCTGATTGGCTACACCAAGGAACAAGGTTATACGCTCGTTCCGCTAAAGCTATATATAAAAAATGGTTTTGCCAAAGTATTGTTAGGTGTCGGCAAAGGAAAGAAAAAATATGATAAGCGCGAAGATATGAAACGAAGAGAAGCACAACGGGAAATCGAACGGGCGTTTCGTGAACGGCAAAAAATATAA
- a CDS encoding IS256 family transposase, whose translation MSKSIPNVDWANQLESVIRQFVKEKLELIMREEIKNFLEIEQAGTSNMRNGYYQRNLDTQYGRIEGLLVPRDRNGEFQTQLFAPYQRHTGWLEEAIIRMYQSGMSTREIGKFIERILGSTYSPATISRITDVVKEDIEKWHTRPLHKRYSVLYLDGLYVKLRRETVEKEVIYVVLGVNEEGYREILDFFVGGQESAYVWQEILQHLYQRGAKEVLLGIFDGLPGLEEAFKAVYPKADVQRCVVHKVRNTLHRVRKKDQFEVAEDLRLIYRAPNKEMALQMFQQFESKWSSKYPREVQSWANELDVLLTFMDYPSSIRSVIYTTNAIERTIKEIRKRLKPMNSLNSLEAAEKIVYLTIQDFNEKWAGRKLRGFAEAQEALERMFEERYH comes from the coding sequence ATGTCTAAAAGTATACCGAATGTCGACTGGGCAAATCAACTGGAAAGTGTCATTCGTCAGTTTGTAAAGGAAAAATTAGAACTGATCATGCGGGAAGAAATCAAGAATTTCCTCGAAATAGAACAGGCCGGAACATCAAATATGAGAAACGGCTACTATCAACGAAATCTAGATACGCAATATGGCCGGATTGAAGGTCTTTTGGTCCCTAGAGACCGAAACGGAGAATTTCAAACACAGTTGTTTGCCCCTTACCAACGGCACACCGGCTGGCTGGAGGAAGCAATCATTAGGATGTACCAAAGTGGCATGAGTACACGGGAAATTGGCAAGTTTATCGAACGAATTCTAGGAAGCACCTATTCTCCTGCGACGATCAGCCGTATTACCGATGTCGTGAAGGAAGACATCGAGAAATGGCACACTCGTCCACTGCACAAGCGTTATTCCGTCTTATATTTGGATGGTTTATACGTAAAACTTCGTCGCGAAACCGTGGAGAAAGAAGTCATTTATGTGGTGTTAGGGGTGAACGAAGAAGGATATCGCGAAATTCTTGATTTCTTTGTGGGAGGACAAGAAAGCGCCTATGTATGGCAGGAAATTCTTCAACACCTCTACCAAAGAGGCGCCAAGGAAGTGCTTCTGGGCATATTCGATGGACTACCAGGGTTGGAGGAAGCCTTTAAGGCGGTTTATCCGAAAGCCGATGTGCAGCGTTGTGTCGTTCACAAAGTCCGTAACACGCTCCATCGTGTTCGGAAAAAAGACCAATTTGAAGTGGCCGAGGATCTCAGGCTGATTTATCGCGCGCCGAATAAGGAGATGGCGTTACAGATGTTTCAACAGTTTGAGTCGAAATGGTCAAGCAAGTATCCGAGAGAAGTTCAATCTTGGGCCAATGAGTTGGATGTCCTCCTTACATTTATGGATTATCCAAGCAGTATTCGAAGTGTGATTTACACGACGAATGCCATTGAACGAACGATCAAGGAGATTCGGAAACGTCTAAAGCCGATGAACAGTTTGAATAGTTTAGAAGCCGCTGAAAAAATCGTATATTTGACCATTCAAGATTTTAATGAGAAATGGGCAGGGCGAAAGTTGCGAGGATTTGCCGAAGCACAGGAAGCCCTCGAGCGAATGTTTGAAGAACGTTATCATTAA
- a CDS encoding 3D domain-containing protein, whose protein sequence is MKKLLLYIASSIFLAFGFSGAASAAGTYQVKSGDTLWGIAKKYKVTVSQLKSWNHLKSDLIKPNQVLKISGPVTKAAAKTTVKKAAAKTAAYKTITVKAYAYTVNCKGCSGITATGLNLKKNPSIKAIAVDPKVIPLGSKVYVEGYGYAVAADKGGGIKGYKIDVLMPTKAKAIQWGVRTVKVTVYK, encoded by the coding sequence TTGAAAAAATTACTATTATATATTGCTTCATCAATCTTTCTAGCATTCGGATTTTCAGGAGCTGCATCGGCAGCTGGTACATATCAGGTAAAAAGTGGCGACACTCTTTGGGGCATAGCTAAAAAATATAAAGTGACTGTCAGCCAGCTAAAAAGCTGGAATCACCTTAAAAGCGATTTGATCAAACCAAATCAGGTTTTAAAGATTTCAGGACCGGTAACCAAAGCGGCTGCGAAAACGACAGTAAAAAAGGCGGCAGCCAAAACAGCAGCGTACAAAACAATCACCGTTAAGGCATATGCTTATACAGTAAACTGCAAAGGTTGCAGCGGAATAACGGCTACAGGCTTAAATTTAAAGAAAAACCCTTCGATTAAAGCAATTGCCGTTGATCCAAAGGTAATTCCGTTAGGTTCAAAGGTTTATGTGGAAGGTTACGGCTATGCGGTTGCAGCTGATAAAGGAGGCGGAATCAAAGGCTACAAAATTGACGTACTCATGCCTACAAAAGCAAAAGCTATTCAATGGGGCGTCAGAACAGTAAAAGTTACAGTATATAAATAA